From Cervus canadensis isolate Bull #8, Minnesota chromosome 28, ASM1932006v1, whole genome shotgun sequence, one genomic window encodes:
- the LOC122429184 gene encoding histone H2A type 1-B produces the protein MSGRGKQGGKARAKAKTRSSRAGLQFPVGRVHRLLRKGNYSERVGAGAPVYLAAVLEYLTAEILELAGNAARDNKKTRIIPRHLQLAIRNDEELNKLLGRVTIAQGGVLPNIQAVLLPKKTESHHKAKGK, from the coding sequence ATGTCAGGCCGTGGTAAACAGGGTGGCAAGGCTCGAGCTAAAGCCAAAACCCGGTCTTCGCGTGCTGGGCTCCAGTTTCCAGTGGGCCGCGTGCACCGCCTGCTCCGGAAGGGCAACTACTCCGAGCGCGTTGGGGCCGGGGCCCCAGTATACCTAGCTGCGGTACTGGAGTACCTCACGGCCGAGATCCTGGAGCTGGCGGGTAACGCGGCGCGCGATAACAAGAAGACCCGTATCATCCCGCGCCACTTGCAGCTGGCCATTCGCAACGATGAAGAGCTCAACAAGCTGCTCGGTCGTGTGACCATCGCTCAGGGTGGTGTGCTGCCCAACATCCAGGCGGTGCTGCTGCCCAAAAAAACTGAGAGCCACCACAAGGCCAAGGGCAAGTGA
- the LOC122429178 gene encoding histone H3.1 gives MARTKQTARKSTGGKAPRKQLATKAARKSAPATGGVKKPHRYRPGTVALREIRRYQKSTELLIRKLPFQRLVREIAQDFKTDLRFQSSAVMALQEACEAYLVGLFEDTNLCAIHAKRVTIMPKDIQLARRIRGERA, from the coding sequence ATGGCTCGTACTAAGCAGACTGCTCGCAAGTCCACCGGCGGCAAGGCGCCGCGCAAGCAGCTGGCCACTAAGGCGGCCCGCAAGAGCGCGCCGGCCACTGGTGGCGTGAAGAAGCCGCACCGCTACCGCCCCGGTACGGTGGCTCTGCGTGAGATTCGCCGCTACCAGAAGTCTACAGAGCTGCTGATCCGCAAGCTGCCGTTCCAACGGCTCGTGCGTGAGATCGCGCAGGACTTCAAGACCGATCTGCGCTTCCAGAGCTCGGCCGTGATGGCGCTGCAGGAGGCGTGCGAGGCCTACCTGGTGGGGCTCTTCGAGGACACCAACCTGTGTGCCATCCACGCCAAGCGCGTCACTATCATGCCCAAGGACATCCAGCTTGCCCGCCGCATCCGCGGGGAGAGGGCGTAA
- the LOC122429192 gene encoding histone H4, translating into MSGRGKGGKGLGKGGAKRHRKVLRDNIQGITKPAIRRLARRGGVKRISGLIYEETRGVLKVFLENVIRDAVTYTEHAKRKTVTAMDVVYALKRQGRTLYGFGG; encoded by the coding sequence ATGTCTGGACGTGGCAAAGGCGGCAAAGGCCTTGGGAAGGGAGGCGCTAAGCGCCACCGCAAGGTTCTGCGAGACAATATCCAGGGTATCACCAAGCCCGCCATCCGCCGCCTGGCTCGTCGTGGTGGTGTGAAGCGCATCTCCGGGCTCATCTACGAGGAGACCCGCGGGGTGCTGAAGGTGTTCTTGGAGAATGTGATCCGGGACGCGGTCACCTACACGGAGCACGCCAAGCGCAAGACTGTTACCGCCATGGATGTGGTCTACGCGCTCAAGCGCCAGGGCCGCACCCTCTATGGCTTCGGCGGCTAA
- the LOC122429194 gene encoding histone H4, producing MSGRGKGGKGLGKGGAKRHRKVLRDNIQGITKPAIRRLARRGGVKRISGLIYEETRGVLKVFLENVIRDAVTYTEHAKRKTVTAMDVVYALKRQGRTLYGFGG from the coding sequence ATGTCGGGACGCGGCAAAGGCGGCAAAGGCTTGGGGAAAGGTGGCGCTAAGCGCCACCGTAAGGTTCTGCGCGACAACATCCAGGGCATCACTAAGCCTGCTATCCGCCGCCTGGCTCGTCGTGGCGGTGTGAAGCGCATCTCTGGTCTCATCTACGAAGAGACCCGCGGCGTCCTGAAAGTGTTTCTGGAGAACGTGATCCGGGATGCAGTCACCTACACCGAACATGCCAAGCGGAAGACTGTCACCGCTATGGATGTGGTCTATGCTCTCAAGCGCCAGGGCCGTACTCTCTATGGTTTTGGTGGTTAA
- the H1-1 gene encoding histone H1.1 yields the protein MSEVALPAPAASTPPEKPSAGKKAKKPVKAAAAAKKKPAGPSVSELILQAVSSSKERSGVSLAALKKALAAAGYDVEKNNSRIKLGLKSLVGKGTLVQTKGTGASGSFKLNKKVASVDAKPSATKVATKTKVTNASKKPKKATGAAATKKGVKTPKKAKKPVATKKSSKSPKKPKAVKPKKVAKSPAKAKAVKPKGAKVKITKPKTAAKPKKAAPKKK from the coding sequence ATGTCCGAGGTCGCGCTCCCCGCTCCAGCTGCTTCCACTCCCCCTGAGAAGCCTTCAGCTGGCAAGAAGGCGAAGAAACCTGTGAAGGCTGCAGCAGCCGCCAAGAAGAAACCCGCGGGCCCTTCAGTTTCGGAGCTGATTCTGCAAGCCGTTTCCTCCTCTAAGGAGCGCAGCGGTGTGTCCCTGGCCGCGCTGAAGAAGGCGCTGGCAGCCGCTGGCTACGATGTGGAAAAGAACAACAGCCGCATCAAGTTGGGTCTTAAGAGCCTAGTGGGCAAAGGCACCTTGGTGCAGACCAAGGGCACCGGCGCCTCGGGTTCTTTCAAGCTCAACAAGAAAGTAGCCTCCGTGGATGCTAAGCCCAGCGCCACAAAGGTGGCAACGAAAACCAAGGTAACAAACGCTTCTAAGAAGCCCAAGAAGGCCACTGGGGCGGCTGCTACTAAGAAAGGTGTGAAGACTCCAAAAAAGGCTAAAAAGCCTGTGGCGACAAAGAAGTCCTCCAAGAGTCCTAAGAAGCCCAAGGCTGTGAAGCCTAAGAAAGTAGCCAAGAGCCCTGCCAAAGCCAAGGCTGTGAAACCCAAAGGGGCCAAAGTAAAGATAACCAAGCCAAAGACCGCTGCCAAACCCAAGAAGGCAGCACCCAAGAAGAAGTAA